A single region of the Vicia villosa cultivar HV-30 ecotype Madison, WI linkage group LG4, Vvil1.0, whole genome shotgun sequence genome encodes:
- the LOC131594656 gene encoding metal tolerance protein 10-like → MAEIHGRTEPLLDEDAANGSWKLNVKEFHLPSQNVADRQDKSSFSFNGLLRKPKKQRKVAEYYKKQERLLEGFNEMEAMHETGFYPGGLTEDEMKQLAKSERMAVHVSNICNLVLFAAKVFASIESRSLAVIASTLDSLLDLLSGFILWFTSNAMRKPNRFHYPIGKKRMQPVGIIVFASVMATLGLQILIESGRQIIAKAKPEVDPTKVNWMIGIMVAVTVVKFILMLYCRRFKNEIVRAYAQDHLFDVVTNSVGLAAAVLAVKYVWWIDPAGAIVIALYTINTWTKTVIENVWSLIGRTAPPDFLAKLTYLIWNHHEQIKHIDTVRAYTFGAHYFVEVDIVLPEDMLLNQAHNIGETLQEKLEQLPEVERAFVHIDFEFTHRPEHKISV, encoded by the exons ATGGCTGAGATTCATGGCAGAACTGAACCTCTTCTTGATGAAGATGCTGCTAACGGTTCTTGGAAACTCAACGTCAAGGAGTTCCATCTACCATCCCAGAATGTTGCTGATCGCCAAGACAAAAGTTCCTTCAGTTTCAATGGCCTCCTTCGTAAGCCTA AGAAGCAACGCAAGGTGGCGGAGTATTACAAGAAACAAGAGAGACTCCTTGAAGGATTTAACGAAATGGAGGCTATGCATGAAACCGGTTTTTACCCCGGAGGTCTTACCGAG GATGAAATGAAGCAGCTTGCGAAGAGTGAGAGAATGGCGGTTCATGTGTCGAATATATGTAACTTGGTGCTGTTTGCTGCAAAGGTTTTCGCGTCGATCGAGAGTAGATCACTGGCCGTCATTGCATCAACACTAGATTCTCTTTTGGATCTCTTGTCAGGTTTCATACTGTGGTTTACTTCCAATGCTATGAGAAAGCCTAACCGGTTTCACTACCCGATTGGAAAGAAACGCATGCAACCAGTG GGTATCATTGTTTTTGCATCAGTAATGGCGACCTTGGGCTTGCAGATTTTGATCGAGTCTGGCCGGCAAATTATTGCAAAG GCAAAACCTGAAGTTGATCCAACTAAGGTAAATTGGATGATTGGAATTATGGTAGCCGTGACCGTGGTGAAGTTCATTCTTATGCTTTACTGTCGAAGATTCAAAAACGAAATCGTCAGAGCTTACGCACAAGATCATCTTTTTGATGTCGTTACTAATTCCGTCGGATTAGCTGCTGCTGTTCTTGCTGTCAAATACGTATGGTGGATCGATCCAGCCGGAGCTATTGTC ATTGCGTTATACACAATCAACACATGGACAAAGACAGTGATTGAGAATGTTTGGTCCCTCATTGGAAGAACAGCGCCACCCGATTTCTTGGCAAAGCTAACCTACCTTATATGGAACCACCACGAGCAAATCAAGCACATAGATACGGTTAGAGCGTACACGTTCGGCGCACACTACTTCGTCGAAGTCGACATTGTTTTGCCGGAAGACATGCTTCTGAACCAAGCACACAACATCGGTGAAACACTTCAAGAGAAACTAGAACAGCTTCCGGAAGTTGAAAGAGCTTTTGTGCACATTGATTTTGAGTTCACTCATAGACCTGAGCACAAGATAtcagtatga